The following coding sequences lie in one Apus apus isolate bApuApu2 chromosome 16, bApuApu2.pri.cur, whole genome shotgun sequence genomic window:
- the DEPDC5 gene encoding GATOR complex protein DEPDC5 isoform X6, whose amino-acid sequence MRTNKVYKLVIHKKGFGGSDDELVVNPKVFLQIKLGDVVEIAHPNDEYSPLLLQVKSLKEDLQKETISVDQTVAQVFRLRPYQDVHVNVVDPKEVTLDLVELTFKDQYIGRGDMWRLKKSLVSTCAYVTQKVEFAGIRAQAGELWVKSEKVTCGYISEDTRVVFRSTSAMVYIFIQMSCEMWDFDIYGDLYFEKAVNGFLADLFTKWKEKNCSHEVTVVLFSRTFYEAKSIDEFPETHRASIRQDHEGRFYEDFYKVVVQNERREEWTSLLVTIKKLFIQYPVLVRLEQAEGFPPGYNSTSAQGNYLEAINLSFNVFDKHYINRNFDRTGQMSVVITPGVGVFEVDRLLMILTKQRMIDNGIGVDLVCMGEQPLHAVPLFKLHNRCGPGDSRLGDDYNIPHWINHSFYTSKSQLLCNSFTPRIKLAGRKPLTEKAKNNRDASLGTPKDAENALPIQVDYDGYDAQVFRLPGPSRAQRCTTFSRSVRERESRTRKSSSSYDVSCSPSLQSRTLPPEEVRSQASDDSSLGKISNILMIPRPHLHQCEVSSSLGYTSTRDVLENMLEPQQRDSSAPGRFHVGSAESMLHIRPGGYTPQRALINPFAPSRMPMKLTSNRRRWMHTFPVGPSGEAIQIHHQTRQNMAEMQGNGQQDLTHSSAELLELAYHEAAGRHISARHPGDGASFLSFSGTEEYSNGLAGSNSAGMNLKTQNKDTLEDAVSNSPDPILTLSAPPVVPGFCCTVGVDWKSLTTPACLPLTTDYFPDRQSLQNDYTEGCYDLLPEADIDRRDEEGVQMTAQQVFEEFICQRLMQGYQIIVQSKPQKTATTVPPPLSSSPLYSRGLVSRNRPEEEDQYWLSMGRTFHKVTLKDKIITVTRYLPKYPYESAQINYTYSLCPSHSDSEFVSCWVEFSHERLEEYKWNYLDQYICSAGSEDFSLIESLKFWRTRFLLLPACISATKRIVEGEAHCDVYGDRPRSDEEEWQLLDGFIRFVEALNRIRRRHRSDRMIRKGSAMKGLQIAGPIPTHSLEQSGSHIVRKGTSALSALLQMEASQKTLGEQQAAMLSGKSSGQPSESGSIAITPTYMDSPRKVSIDQSVPATSDGNTLINTGQLPDRGNTQTLGSSQNVAEQGYTTAGAAEGSSQCSASTLTSSSTLIEILEAMKHPTTGIQLLSEQKGLSPYCFISAEVVHWLVNNVEGVQTQAMAIDIMQKMLEEQLIVHASGEALRTFIYGFYFYKIVVDKEPDRVGMQQPAMWHTAAMDDFSAFQRKWFEVAFVAEELLHSEIPAFFLPWLPSRPASYASRHSSFSRSFGGRSQAAALLAATVPEQRTVTLDVDVNNRTDRLEWCSCYYHGNFSLNAAFEIKLHWMAVTAAVLFEMVQGWHRKATSCGFLLVPVLEGPFALPSYLYGDPLRAQLFIPLNVSCLLKEGSEHLFDGFEPETYWDRMHLLQEAIAYRFGFVQDKYSASAFNFPAENKPQYIHVTGTVFLQLPYSKRKFSCGQQRRRRNSTSSTNQNMFCEERIGYNWAYNTMLTKTWRSSATGDEKFADRLLKDFTDFCWNKDSRLVLFWTDCLDKMHASAP is encoded by the exons ATGAGAACCAACAAGGTGTACAAGCTCGTCATACATAAGAAGGGTTTTGGAGGCAGTG ATGATGAACTGGTGGTGAATCCTAAAGTATTTCTTCAAATCAAGCTGGGAGATGTTGTGGAAATTGCACATCCCAATGATGAATACAG TCCCCTGCTTCTACAGGTGAAGTCACTTAAGGAAGATTTGCAGAAAG AAACTATAAGTGTGGATCAGACAGTGGCACAAGTGTTCCGACTGCGGCCCTACCAGGATGTCCATGTGAATGTTGTTGACCCAAAG gagGTGACACTGGACTTGGTGGAGCTGACCTTCAAGGATCAGTATATTGGGCGTGGGGATATGTGGCGACTGAAGAAGAGTTTG GTCAGTACATGTGCCTATGTCACCCAAAAAGTTGAATTTGCAGGTATCAG ggcacaggcaggtgaACTGTGGGTTAAGAGTGAGAAAGTCACTTGTGGATACATCAGTGAGGACACCCGG GTGGTCTTCCGCTCCACTTCTGCCatggtttatatttttatccAGATGAGCTGTGAAATGTGGGATTTTGATATTTATG GGGACCTGTATTTTGAGAAAGCTGTGAATGGTTTCCTTGCTGACCTCTTCACAAAATGGAAG GAGAAAAATTGCAGCCATGAAGTGacagtggttttattttctagaacATTTTACGAAGCAAAATCTATAG atGAGTTTCCTGAAACACATCGGGCATCGATTCGGCAGGATCATGAGGGGAGATTTTATGAAGATTTTTACAA AGTTGTAGTTCAGAATGAGAGACGAGAAGAGTGGACCTCATTGCTTGTGAccattaaaaagcttttcatcCAGTATCCTGTGTTGGTACGACTGGAGCAAGCAG AGGGCTTTCCCCCAGGTTACAATTCTACCTCGGCACAAGGGAACTACCTGGAGGCAATAAATCTTTCATTCAATG TGTTTGACAAGCACTACATAAACCGGAACTTCGACCGCACTGGGCAGATGTCGGTGGTTATCACACCTGGTGTGGGTGTGTTTGAGGTGGATCGACTGCTCATGATTCTGACCAAACAGCGGATGATAGACAATG GGATAGGTGTGGACTTGGTATGCATGGGAGAACAGCCATTGCATGCTGTACCACTCTTTAAG CTCCATAATCGCTGTGGACCTGGTGACTCCAGATTGGGTGATGACTACAATATTCCACACTGGATAAACCATAG tttctacACATCCAAAAGCCAGCTCCTGTGTAACAGCTTCACTCCACGGATCAAGCTGGCAGGAAGGAAA CCACTgactgagaaagcaaaaaataaccGAGATGCCT cactgGGGACTCCAAAAGATGCTGAGAATGCTCTGCCTATCCAGGTAGATTATGATGGGTATGATGCCCAGGTGTTCAGACTGCCAGGCCCATCCAGAGCCCAGCGCTGTACCACGTTCAG caggTCTGTGAGGGAAAGAGAGAGTCGTACCAGGAAGAGCTCTAGTTCCTACGACGtctcctgcagcccttccctgcagagCCGCACGCTGCCCCCCGAGGAGGTGAGGAGCCAGGCTTCTGATGACAGCTCCCTGGGCAAGATCTCTAACATCCTGATGATCCCACGGCCTCATCTGCACCAGTGTGAAGTCAGCAGCTCTTTGGGCTATACCAGCACCAGAG ATGTCCTAGAGAACATGCTGGAGCCTCAGCAACGTGACTCCAGTGCCCCGGGGAGGTTCCACGTGGGCAGTGCAGAATCCATGCTCCACATCCGGCCTGGGGGCTACACCCCCCAGCGGGCGCTGATCAACCCCTTCGCCCCGTCCCGGATGCCCATGAAGCTGACGTCCAACCGGCGGCGCTGGATGCACACCTTCCCCGTGG GTCCCTCAGGAGAAGCTATCCAGATCCATCATCAAACCCGACAGAATATGGCAGAAATGCAGGGCAATGGGCAGCAGGATTTGACGCAttcctctgctgagctgctggagctggcttACCACGAGGCAGCTGGGAG ACATATCAGTGCTCGGCATCCAGGTGACGGTGCCTCTTTCCTGAGCTTCAGTGGAACAGAAGAATACTCCAATGGTCTGGCTGGCAGCAACAGTGCAG GGATGAATCTCAAAACTCAGAACAAGGATACCCTGGAAGATGCTGTCTCTAACTCTCCAGATCCAA TTCTGACACTGTCTGCTCCCCCCGTAGTGCCAGGCTTCTGTTGTACAGTTGGAGTGGACTGGAAATCTCTCACTACTCCAGCATGTCTGCCTCTTACCACCGACTACTTCCCCGACCGTCAGAGCCTGCAGAATGATTACACTGAGGGTTGCTATGATCTCCTCCCAGAAGCTGACATTGACAG GAGGGATGAGGAAGGAGTGCAGATGACAGCCCAGCAGGTGTTTGAGGAGTTTATTTGTCAGCGTCTCATGCAAGGCTATCAAATTATTGTGCAATCCAAGCCACAGAAAACAGCTACAACTGTGCCACCCCCACTCAGCAGCAGTCCCCTTTACAGTCGAG GTCTTGTGTCAAGAAATCGACCTGAGGAAGAAGATCAGTACTGGCTGAGCATGGGCCGTACCTTCCACAAAGTCacattaaaagacaaaataataacTGTGACTCGATACCTGCCAAA GTATCCATATGAATCTGCTCAGATAAATTACACTTACAGCTTGTGCCCCTCACACTCTGACTCTGAATTTGTCTCTTGCTGGGTAGAATTTTCCCATGAGAGACTAGAAGAGTACAAGTGGAATTACTTGGATCAGTATATCTGTTCTGCTGGCTCTGAGGATTTCAG CCTCATCGAATCACTGAAATTCTGGAGGACCcgcttcctgctcctgcctgcctgcatcAGCGCCACCAAGCGCATCGTGGAAGGAGAGGCGCACTGCGACGTGTACGGGGACAGGCCCCGCTCCGACGAGGAGGAGTGGCAGCTCCTGGACGGCTTCATCCGCTTCGTGGAGGCCTTGAACCGCATTCGCCGGCGCCATCGGTCCGATCGGATGATTCGA aaAGGATCTGCCATGAAGGGCTTGCAGATTGCTGGTCCAATTCCCACCCATTCTTTGGAGCAGTCTGGGTCTCACATTGTGAGGAAAGGAACCTCTGCACTCTCAGCTCTGCTACAGATGGAAGCCAGTCAGAA gACACTGGGGGAGCAGCAAGCAGCAATGCTGTCTGGGAagagctctgggcagccttCGGAGAGTGGGAGCATTGCTATCACACCCACCTATATGGACAGCCCTCGTAAG GTCTCTATAGATCAGTCAGTACCTGCAACCTCAGATGGCAACACATTGATAAACACGGGGCAGTTACCTGATCGGGGCAACACGCAGACCTTGGGAAGTTCCCAGAATGTTGCAGAGCAAGGATACACcacagctggtgctgcagagggCAG CTCTCAGTGTTCAGCAAGCACTCTGACTTCCTCCTCCACCTTGATAGAGATTCTTGAAGCCATGAAACACCCCAC CACAGGGAtccagctgctctctgagcAGAAGGGCCTCTCTCCGTACTGCTTCATCAGCGCAGAAGTTGTGCACTGGCTGGTGAACAACGTGGAAGGTGTGCAAACCCAGGCCATGGCCATTGACATAATGCAG aaaatgcTAGAAGAGCAGCTTATTGTCCATGCATCTGGAGAAGCCTTACGAACCTTTATttatggcttttatttttacaagatTGTTGTGGACAAAGAACCAGACCGAG TGGGCATGCAGCAACCTGCCATGTGGCACACAGCTGCCATGGATGACTTCTCTGCCTTCCAGAGGAAATGGTTTGAGGTGGCATTTGTGGCAGAAGAGCTCCTGCACTCAGAAATCCCAGCCTTcttcctgccctggctgcccagCCGCCCAGCCTCCTATGCAAGTAGGCACAGTTCCTTTAGCCGCAGTTTcggaggacggagccaggcaGCTGCACTATTAG CTGCCACAGTGCCTGAGCAGCGGACGGTGACGCTGGATGTGGATGTGAACAACCGCACGGACCGTCTGGAGTGGTGCAGCTGTTATTACCATGGCAATTTCTCCCTGAACGCTGCCTTTGAAATCAAGTTACACTGGATGGCAGTGACTGCAGCTGTTCTTTTTGAGATG GTTCAAGGTTGGCATCGGAAAGCCACATCCTGTGGTTTCTTGCTAGTTCCAGTCTTGGAAGGCCCGTTTGCTTTGCCCAGTTACTTATATGGAGACCCACTTCGAGCTCAGTTGTTCATCCCACTCAATGTCAGCTGCTTGTTGAAGGAGGGTAGTGAGCATTTATTTGATG gcTTTGAACCAGAAACATACTGGGACCGTATGCATCTCCTCCAGGAAGCAATAGCATACAG ATTTGGATTTGTGCAAGATAAATACTCGGCCTCTGCCTTCAACTTTCCAGCTGAGAACAAGCCCCAGTATATCCATGTCACAG GGACAGTGTTCTTGCAGCTACCATATTCCAAGCGGAAATTCTCATGTGGGCAGCAGCGCCGCCGGCGCAactccaccagctccaccaACCAGAACATGTTCTGTGAGGAGCGCATCGGCTACAACTGGGCCTACAACACCATGCTGACCAAAACCTGGAGATCCAGTGCCACGGGGGATGAGAAGTTTGCTGATCGGTTGCTGAAAGACTTCACAGACTTCTGCTGGAACAAAGACAGCCGGCTTGTTTTGTTCTGGACTGACTGCCTGGATAAGATGCATGCTAGTGCTCCGTAA
- the DEPDC5 gene encoding GATOR complex protein DEPDC5 isoform X1, with translation MRTNKVYKLVIHKKGFGGSDDELVVNPKVFLQIKLGDVVEIAHPNDEYSPLLLQVKSLKEDLQKETISVDQTVAQVFRLRPYQDVHVNVVDPKEVTLDLVELTFKDQYIGRGDMWRLKKSLVSTCAYVTQKVEFAGIRAQAGELWVKSEKVTCGYISEDTRVVFRSTSAMVYIFIQMSCEMWDFDIYGDLYFEKAVNGFLADLFTKWKEKNCSHEVTVVLFSRTFYEAKSIDEFPETHRASIRQDHEGRFYEDFYKVVVQNERREEWTSLLVTIKKLFIQYPVLVRLEQAEGFPPGYNSTSAQGNYLEAINLSFNVFDKHYINRNFDRTGQMSVVITPGVGVFEVDRLLMILTKQRMIDNGIGVDLVCMGEQPLHAVPLFKLHNRCGPGDSRLGDDYNIPHWINHSFYTSKSQLLCNSFTPRIKLAGRKPLTEKAKNNRDASLGTPKDAENALPIQVDYDGYDAQVFRLPGPSRAQRCTTFSRSVRERESRTRKSSSSYDVSCSPSLQSRTLPPEEVRSQASDDSSLGKISNILMIPRPHLHQCEVSSSLGYTSTRDVLENMLEPQQRDSSAPGRFHVGSAESMLHIRPGGYTPQRALINPFAPSRMPMKLTSNRRRWMHTFPVGPSGEAIQIHHQTRQNMAEMQGNGQQDLTHSSAELLELAYHEAAGRHISARHPGDGASFLSFSGTEEYSNGLAGSNSAGMNLKTQNKDTLEDAVSNSPDPILTLSAPPVVPGFCCTVGVDWKSLTTPACLPLTTDYFPDRQSLQNDYTEGCYDLLPEADIDRRDEEGVQMTAQQVFEEFICQRLMQGYQIIVQSKPQKTATTVPPPLSSSPLYSRGLVSRNRPEEEDQYWLSMGRTFHKVTLKDKIITVTRYLPKYPYESAQINYTYSLCPSHSDSEFVSCWVEFSHERLEEYKWNYLDQYICSAGSEDFSLIESLKFWRTRFLLLPACISATKRIVEGEAHCDVYGDRPRSDEEEWQLLDGFIRFVEALNRIRRRHRSDRMIRKGSAMKGLQIAGPIPTHSLEQSGSHIVRKGTSALSALLQMEASQKTLGEQQAAMLSGKSSGQPSESGSIAITPTYMDSPRKDGAFFMDFVRSPHTASTFCSQVSIDQSVPATSDGNTLINTGQLPDRGNTQTLGSSQNVAEQGYTTAGAAEGSSQCSASTLTSSSTLIEILEAMKHPTTGIQLLSEQKGLSPYCFISAEVVHWLVNNVEGVQTQAMAIDIMQKMLEEQLIVHASGEALRTFIYGFYFYKIVVDKEPDRVGMQQPAMWHTAAMDDFSAFQRKWFEVAFVAEELLHSEIPAFFLPWLPSRPASYASRHSSFSRSFGGRSQAAALLAATVPEQRTVTLDVDVNNRTDRLEWCSCYYHGNFSLNAAFEIKLHWMAVTAAVLFEMVQGWHRKATSCGFLLVPVLEGPFALPSYLYGDPLRAQLFIPLNVSCLLKEGSEHLFDGFEPETYWDRMHLLQEAIAYRFGFVQDKYSASAFNFPAENKPQYIHVTGTVFLQLPYSKRKFSCGQQRRRRNSTSSTNQNMFCEERIGYNWAYNTMLTKTWRSSATGDEKFADRLLKDFTDFCWNKDSRLVLFWTDCLDKMHASAP, from the exons ATGAGAACCAACAAGGTGTACAAGCTCGTCATACATAAGAAGGGTTTTGGAGGCAGTG ATGATGAACTGGTGGTGAATCCTAAAGTATTTCTTCAAATCAAGCTGGGAGATGTTGTGGAAATTGCACATCCCAATGATGAATACAG TCCCCTGCTTCTACAGGTGAAGTCACTTAAGGAAGATTTGCAGAAAG AAACTATAAGTGTGGATCAGACAGTGGCACAAGTGTTCCGACTGCGGCCCTACCAGGATGTCCATGTGAATGTTGTTGACCCAAAG gagGTGACACTGGACTTGGTGGAGCTGACCTTCAAGGATCAGTATATTGGGCGTGGGGATATGTGGCGACTGAAGAAGAGTTTG GTCAGTACATGTGCCTATGTCACCCAAAAAGTTGAATTTGCAGGTATCAG ggcacaggcaggtgaACTGTGGGTTAAGAGTGAGAAAGTCACTTGTGGATACATCAGTGAGGACACCCGG GTGGTCTTCCGCTCCACTTCTGCCatggtttatatttttatccAGATGAGCTGTGAAATGTGGGATTTTGATATTTATG GGGACCTGTATTTTGAGAAAGCTGTGAATGGTTTCCTTGCTGACCTCTTCACAAAATGGAAG GAGAAAAATTGCAGCCATGAAGTGacagtggttttattttctagaacATTTTACGAAGCAAAATCTATAG atGAGTTTCCTGAAACACATCGGGCATCGATTCGGCAGGATCATGAGGGGAGATTTTATGAAGATTTTTACAA AGTTGTAGTTCAGAATGAGAGACGAGAAGAGTGGACCTCATTGCTTGTGAccattaaaaagcttttcatcCAGTATCCTGTGTTGGTACGACTGGAGCAAGCAG AGGGCTTTCCCCCAGGTTACAATTCTACCTCGGCACAAGGGAACTACCTGGAGGCAATAAATCTTTCATTCAATG TGTTTGACAAGCACTACATAAACCGGAACTTCGACCGCACTGGGCAGATGTCGGTGGTTATCACACCTGGTGTGGGTGTGTTTGAGGTGGATCGACTGCTCATGATTCTGACCAAACAGCGGATGATAGACAATG GGATAGGTGTGGACTTGGTATGCATGGGAGAACAGCCATTGCATGCTGTACCACTCTTTAAG CTCCATAATCGCTGTGGACCTGGTGACTCCAGATTGGGTGATGACTACAATATTCCACACTGGATAAACCATAG tttctacACATCCAAAAGCCAGCTCCTGTGTAACAGCTTCACTCCACGGATCAAGCTGGCAGGAAGGAAA CCACTgactgagaaagcaaaaaataaccGAGATGCCT cactgGGGACTCCAAAAGATGCTGAGAATGCTCTGCCTATCCAGGTAGATTATGATGGGTATGATGCCCAGGTGTTCAGACTGCCAGGCCCATCCAGAGCCCAGCGCTGTACCACGTTCAG caggTCTGTGAGGGAAAGAGAGAGTCGTACCAGGAAGAGCTCTAGTTCCTACGACGtctcctgcagcccttccctgcagagCCGCACGCTGCCCCCCGAGGAGGTGAGGAGCCAGGCTTCTGATGACAGCTCCCTGGGCAAGATCTCTAACATCCTGATGATCCCACGGCCTCATCTGCACCAGTGTGAAGTCAGCAGCTCTTTGGGCTATACCAGCACCAGAG ATGTCCTAGAGAACATGCTGGAGCCTCAGCAACGTGACTCCAGTGCCCCGGGGAGGTTCCACGTGGGCAGTGCAGAATCCATGCTCCACATCCGGCCTGGGGGCTACACCCCCCAGCGGGCGCTGATCAACCCCTTCGCCCCGTCCCGGATGCCCATGAAGCTGACGTCCAACCGGCGGCGCTGGATGCACACCTTCCCCGTGG GTCCCTCAGGAGAAGCTATCCAGATCCATCATCAAACCCGACAGAATATGGCAGAAATGCAGGGCAATGGGCAGCAGGATTTGACGCAttcctctgctgagctgctggagctggcttACCACGAGGCAGCTGGGAG ACATATCAGTGCTCGGCATCCAGGTGACGGTGCCTCTTTCCTGAGCTTCAGTGGAACAGAAGAATACTCCAATGGTCTGGCTGGCAGCAACAGTGCAG GGATGAATCTCAAAACTCAGAACAAGGATACCCTGGAAGATGCTGTCTCTAACTCTCCAGATCCAA TTCTGACACTGTCTGCTCCCCCCGTAGTGCCAGGCTTCTGTTGTACAGTTGGAGTGGACTGGAAATCTCTCACTACTCCAGCATGTCTGCCTCTTACCACCGACTACTTCCCCGACCGTCAGAGCCTGCAGAATGATTACACTGAGGGTTGCTATGATCTCCTCCCAGAAGCTGACATTGACAG GAGGGATGAGGAAGGAGTGCAGATGACAGCCCAGCAGGTGTTTGAGGAGTTTATTTGTCAGCGTCTCATGCAAGGCTATCAAATTATTGTGCAATCCAAGCCACAGAAAACAGCTACAACTGTGCCACCCCCACTCAGCAGCAGTCCCCTTTACAGTCGAG GTCTTGTGTCAAGAAATCGACCTGAGGAAGAAGATCAGTACTGGCTGAGCATGGGCCGTACCTTCCACAAAGTCacattaaaagacaaaataataacTGTGACTCGATACCTGCCAAA GTATCCATATGAATCTGCTCAGATAAATTACACTTACAGCTTGTGCCCCTCACACTCTGACTCTGAATTTGTCTCTTGCTGGGTAGAATTTTCCCATGAGAGACTAGAAGAGTACAAGTGGAATTACTTGGATCAGTATATCTGTTCTGCTGGCTCTGAGGATTTCAG CCTCATCGAATCACTGAAATTCTGGAGGACCcgcttcctgctcctgcctgcctgcatcAGCGCCACCAAGCGCATCGTGGAAGGAGAGGCGCACTGCGACGTGTACGGGGACAGGCCCCGCTCCGACGAGGAGGAGTGGCAGCTCCTGGACGGCTTCATCCGCTTCGTGGAGGCCTTGAACCGCATTCGCCGGCGCCATCGGTCCGATCGGATGATTCGA aaAGGATCTGCCATGAAGGGCTTGCAGATTGCTGGTCCAATTCCCACCCATTCTTTGGAGCAGTCTGGGTCTCACATTGTGAGGAAAGGAACCTCTGCACTCTCAGCTCTGCTACAGATGGAAGCCAGTCAGAA gACACTGGGGGAGCAGCAAGCAGCAATGCTGTCTGGGAagagctctgggcagccttCGGAGAGTGGGAGCATTGCTATCACACCCACCTATATGGACAGCCCTCGTAAG GATGGGGCCTTCTTTATGGATTTTGTTCGCAGCCCACATACAGCTTCAACCTTCTGCTCACAG GTCTCTATAGATCAGTCAGTACCTGCAACCTCAGATGGCAACACATTGATAAACACGGGGCAGTTACCTGATCGGGGCAACACGCAGACCTTGGGAAGTTCCCAGAATGTTGCAGAGCAAGGATACACcacagctggtgctgcagagggCAG CTCTCAGTGTTCAGCAAGCACTCTGACTTCCTCCTCCACCTTGATAGAGATTCTTGAAGCCATGAAACACCCCAC CACAGGGAtccagctgctctctgagcAGAAGGGCCTCTCTCCGTACTGCTTCATCAGCGCAGAAGTTGTGCACTGGCTGGTGAACAACGTGGAAGGTGTGCAAACCCAGGCCATGGCCATTGACATAATGCAG aaaatgcTAGAAGAGCAGCTTATTGTCCATGCATCTGGAGAAGCCTTACGAACCTTTATttatggcttttatttttacaagatTGTTGTGGACAAAGAACCAGACCGAG TGGGCATGCAGCAACCTGCCATGTGGCACACAGCTGCCATGGATGACTTCTCTGCCTTCCAGAGGAAATGGTTTGAGGTGGCATTTGTGGCAGAAGAGCTCCTGCACTCAGAAATCCCAGCCTTcttcctgccctggctgcccagCCGCCCAGCCTCCTATGCAAGTAGGCACAGTTCCTTTAGCCGCAGTTTcggaggacggagccaggcaGCTGCACTATTAG CTGCCACAGTGCCTGAGCAGCGGACGGTGACGCTGGATGTGGATGTGAACAACCGCACGGACCGTCTGGAGTGGTGCAGCTGTTATTACCATGGCAATTTCTCCCTGAACGCTGCCTTTGAAATCAAGTTACACTGGATGGCAGTGACTGCAGCTGTTCTTTTTGAGATG GTTCAAGGTTGGCATCGGAAAGCCACATCCTGTGGTTTCTTGCTAGTTCCAGTCTTGGAAGGCCCGTTTGCTTTGCCCAGTTACTTATATGGAGACCCACTTCGAGCTCAGTTGTTCATCCCACTCAATGTCAGCTGCTTGTTGAAGGAGGGTAGTGAGCATTTATTTGATG gcTTTGAACCAGAAACATACTGGGACCGTATGCATCTCCTCCAGGAAGCAATAGCATACAG ATTTGGATTTGTGCAAGATAAATACTCGGCCTCTGCCTTCAACTTTCCAGCTGAGAACAAGCCCCAGTATATCCATGTCACAG GGACAGTGTTCTTGCAGCTACCATATTCCAAGCGGAAATTCTCATGTGGGCAGCAGCGCCGCCGGCGCAactccaccagctccaccaACCAGAACATGTTCTGTGAGGAGCGCATCGGCTACAACTGGGCCTACAACACCATGCTGACCAAAACCTGGAGATCCAGTGCCACGGGGGATGAGAAGTTTGCTGATCGGTTGCTGAAAGACTTCACAGACTTCTGCTGGAACAAAGACAGCCGGCTTGTTTTGTTCTGGACTGACTGCCTGGATAAGATGCATGCTAGTGCTCCGTAA